The proteins below are encoded in one region of Pueribacillus theae:
- a CDS encoding DUF2179 domain-containing protein has product MFENSFVMAAIILVINVVYVSFFTMRMILTLKGFRYTAAFVSMIEVLIYIVGLGLVLENLNQIQNIIAYAVGFGLGVMAGMKIEEKLALGYTTVHVTMSTIDEGMPNLLRENGYGVTSWIARGRSGERMVMQILTPRKSERRLYELIQKVEPKAFIISYEPRTIHGGFWVKAVKGLQKRAAEEKI; this is encoded by the coding sequence ATGTTTGAGAACAGCTTTGTGATGGCAGCGATTATTTTAGTCATTAATGTCGTGTATGTTTCTTTTTTTACGATGAGAATGATTTTAACATTGAAGGGCTTTCGATACACGGCAGCTTTTGTTAGTATGATTGAAGTCCTCATTTATATTGTTGGTTTAGGCCTTGTGCTAGAAAATTTAAATCAAATACAAAATATCATCGCCTATGCGGTAGGATTTGGTCTAGGAGTTATGGCTGGAATGAAAATTGAAGAAAAACTTGCGCTTGGTTATACTACTGTACATGTGACGATGTCCACAATTGATGAAGGGATGCCTAATTTACTAAGAGAAAATGGTTACGGTGTAACAAGTTGGATTGCGCGCGGCCGTTCGGGAGAAAGGATGGTCATGCAAATTCTTACACCAAGGAAGTCTGAGCGAAGACTTTATGAACTAATTCAAAAGGTTGAGCCAAAAGCATTCATCATTTCCTATGAACCGCGGACAATCCATGGTGGTTTCTGGGTAAAAGCAGTAAAGGGGTTGCAAAAGCGTGCCGCAGAAGAAAAAATTTGA
- the purE gene encoding 5-(carboxyamino)imidazole ribonucleotide mutase, which yields MEPLVGVIMGSTSDWETMKKACDVLEELGISYEKKVVSAHRTPDYMFQYAETARGRGLKVIIAGAGGAAHLPGMVAAKTTLPVIGVPMKSRTLNGIDSLLSIVQMPGGVPVATVSIGEAGATNAGLLAAEILGAFDPNVAKRLEQRRKQLEEKVMESSEQL from the coding sequence ATGGAACCACTAGTTGGTGTAATAATGGGAAGCACATCTGATTGGGAAACAATGAAAAAAGCTTGTGATGTGTTGGAGGAACTTGGTATCTCTTATGAAAAAAAAGTTGTTTCAGCTCATCGTACACCGGATTATATGTTTCAATATGCCGAAACAGCGAGGGGACGGGGACTAAAGGTAATTATAGCCGGAGCCGGTGGGGCAGCTCATTTGCCTGGCATGGTCGCGGCAAAAACGACGCTGCCTGTAATCGGTGTTCCTATGAAATCAAGGACATTAAACGGCATTGATTCGTTGTTATCGATTGTTCAAATGCCTGGCGGTGTACCTGTCGCAACAGTGTCTATCGGGGAAGCAGGCGCTACAAACGCGGGATTGCTTGCGGCTGAAATTCTTGGCGCATTCGATCCAAACGTTGCGAAAAGGCTTGAACAGCGAAGAAAACAGTTAGAAGAAAAAGTAATGGAAAGCAGTGAACAATTGTGA
- a CDS encoding NETI motif-containing protein translates to MPQKKKFELLEHESIEECLERMKKEGYSPVRRIEKPIFKEKGKKGEPQYFRQSIIFEGIKK, encoded by the coding sequence GTGCCGCAGAAGAAAAAATTTGAGTTGCTTGAACATGAATCGATTGAGGAATGTCTTGAACGCATGAAAAAGGAAGGCTATTCGCCTGTACGACGTATTGAGAAGCCAATTTTTAAAGAAAAGGGAAAAAAGGGAGAACCACAATATTTTAGACAGAGTATTATTTTTGAGGGGATAAAAAAGTAA
- the purK gene encoding 5-(carboxyamino)imidazole ribonucleotide synthase, translating to MILPGQTIGILGGGQLGRMMAIAAKEMGYNIAVLEPNENSSCAQVADVEVITAYDDLNGAKQLADASHVITYEFENINGQTAKWLEENAYLPQGSQLLTITQDRKIEKKAINEAGIETVPYKAVASKTDLHSAADELGFPSVLKTARGGYDGKGQVVLRGESDFPEALQLLKNNECVLEKWLAFEKELSVIVTRSVTGETAAFPVAENIHVNNILHQSIVPAKISKDIEEKAKKIALHLADAFHLVGTLAVEMFLSTEGELFVNELAPRPHNSGHYTIDACETSQFQQHIRAVCGWPLGRTELLKPVVMVNILGQHVEKTLASIDKFNDCKLHLYGKGEAKHNRKMGHINVLAETVEQALEKIKELQIWTD from the coding sequence ATGATACTTCCAGGTCAGACAATTGGGATATTGGGCGGAGGCCAACTTGGGCGTATGATGGCCATTGCAGCAAAAGAAATGGGCTATAACATTGCCGTTCTTGAACCGAACGAGAACTCTTCATGTGCGCAGGTTGCCGATGTCGAGGTCATCACAGCTTATGATGATTTGAATGGGGCGAAGCAGCTAGCTGATGCGAGTCATGTGATTACCTATGAATTTGAAAATATTAACGGCCAAACGGCAAAATGGCTTGAAGAGAATGCTTATTTGCCGCAAGGAAGCCAGTTGCTTACGATAACGCAGGACAGAAAAATAGAAAAGAAGGCAATAAATGAAGCAGGAATCGAAACAGTCCCTTACAAAGCTGTTGCATCTAAAACCGATTTACATTCAGCAGCTGATGAATTAGGTTTTCCGTCTGTTTTAAAAACGGCGAGGGGCGGCTATGACGGAAAGGGACAAGTTGTGTTGCGCGGGGAATCAGATTTTCCTGAAGCGTTGCAGTTATTAAAAAATAATGAATGTGTCCTGGAAAAATGGCTCGCTTTTGAGAAAGAGCTATCCGTCATCGTAACGAGAAGTGTAACAGGAGAAACAGCTGCCTTCCCTGTTGCAGAAAATATTCATGTAAACAATATTTTGCATCAAAGCATTGTTCCTGCAAAAATTTCAAAGGATATTGAAGAAAAGGCGAAGAAAATTGCGTTGCATTTAGCGGATGCCTTTCACCTAGTTGGCACACTTGCGGTTGAAATGTTCCTATCAACAGAAGGCGAATTATTTGTGAATGAGCTTGCGCCAAGACCGCACAATTCTGGACATTATACGATTGATGCGTGTGAGACATCGCAATTTCAGCAGCATATCCGTGCGGTTTGCGGATGGCCGCTTGGAAGGACAGAGTTATTAAAGCCTGTCGTCATGGTAAACATTCTAGGCCAGCATGTTGAAAAAACACTTGCTTCCATTGATAAATTTAATGATTGCAAACTTCATTTATACGGAAAAGGCGAGGCAAAACACAACCGTAAAATGGGACATATCAATGTGTTGGCAGAAACGGTAGAGCAGGCACTTGAAAAAATAAAAGAGCTTCAAATTTGGACTGATTGA
- the purB gene encoding adenylosuccinate lyase — translation MIDRYTRPEMGKIWTDENRYNAWLEVEILACEAWAELGEIPKEDARLIRENASFDVKRIQEIEQVTRHDVVAFTRAVSETLGDEKKWVHYGLTSTDVVDTALSYLMKQANDILLKDIENFIAVLKAKAQEHKYTVMMGRTHGVHAEPTTFGLKLALWHEEMKRNLERFKQAAETVRVGKLSGAVGTYANIDPFVEQYVCEKLGLNPSPISTQTLQRDRHAHYMSTLALIASSIEKFATEIRGLQKSETREVEEFFAKGQKGSSAMPHKRNPIGSENMSGIARVIRGHMLTAFENIPLWHERDISHSSAERIILPDATIALNYMLNRFANIVKNLTVFPENMKRNMDRTFGLIYSQRVLLSLIDKGMSREEAYDLVQPKAMEAWETQVQFRELVEKEPRITELLSAEEIADCFDYRYHLQNVDLIFERLGLDK, via the coding sequence ATGATTGACCGGTATACAAGGCCTGAAATGGGTAAGATTTGGACGGATGAAAATCGTTATAACGCTTGGCTTGAAGTCGAAATATTAGCATGTGAAGCATGGGCAGAGCTCGGTGAAATTCCTAAAGAAGATGCGCGTCTCATTCGTGAAAATGCTTCATTTGATGTCAAACGAATCCAAGAAATCGAGCAAGTGACCCGCCATGATGTTGTAGCCTTTACAAGGGCCGTATCGGAAACGCTTGGCGATGAGAAAAAATGGGTGCATTACGGGTTGACATCAACAGATGTTGTCGACACGGCTTTATCATATCTCATGAAACAAGCGAATGATATTTTACTGAAAGATATTGAGAACTTTATCGCTGTATTAAAAGCGAAAGCACAAGAACATAAGTATACCGTGATGATGGGGCGGACGCATGGCGTCCATGCTGAGCCGACAACATTCGGTTTAAAGTTGGCTTTATGGCATGAAGAAATGAAGCGGAATTTGGAACGATTTAAACAGGCGGCTGAAACAGTCCGTGTCGGCAAGCTTTCAGGTGCGGTCGGCACATATGCAAACATTGACCCGTTTGTTGAACAATACGTCTGCGAAAAGTTAGGTTTAAACCCATCGCCAATTTCTACACAAACTTTACAGCGCGACAGGCATGCTCATTACATGAGTACTCTTGCTCTTATCGCTTCATCCATCGAAAAGTTTGCAACTGAAATCCGCGGCTTGCAAAAGTCAGAGACACGGGAAGTGGAAGAATTTTTTGCCAAAGGGCAAAAAGGGTCCTCTGCCATGCCGCACAAACGCAACCCGATTGGTTCGGAAAACATGTCAGGGATCGCTCGCGTAATCCGTGGCCATATGTTGACAGCATTTGAAAATATACCGCTCTGGCATGAACGGGATATTTCCCATTCATCCGCTGAACGGATTATTTTGCCGGACGCTACAATCGCGTTGAATTACATGCTAAACCGCTTTGCAAACATTGTAAAAAATTTAACTGTATTTCCTGAAAATATGAAACGAAATATGGATCGGACATTTGGATTAATTTACTCGCAGCGTGTTTTGCTGAGCTTGATTGATAAAGGCATGTCGAGGGAAGAAGCATACGATCTCGTCCAGCCGAAGGCGATGGAAGCGTGGGAGACACAAGTCCAGTTCCGTGAACTTGTTGAAAAAGAACCGCGCATCACCGAACTTTTATCTGCTGAAGAAATCGCAGACTGTTTTGATTATCGCTATCATCTACAGAACGTTGACCTTATTTTTGAGCGATTAGGATTGGATAAATAA